Proteins co-encoded in one Dendropsophus ebraccatus isolate aDenEbr1 chromosome 9, aDenEbr1.pat, whole genome shotgun sequence genomic window:
- the CARHSP1 gene encoding calcium-regulated heat-stable protein 1, translating into MSSDSTSPPTGTSSESPVSPQSPESPKTLNLPGPRRVRDRSPSPMRHLIPSPLPTRRTRTFSATVRASEGPVYKGVCKFFSRSKGHGFLTPEDGGPDIFVHISDIEGEYVPVEGDEVTYKICTIPPKHEKKQAVEVVITHLAPGSKHETWSGHIITS; encoded by the exons ATGTCATCTGACTCAACCTCACCTCCTACTGGCACATCCAGTGAGTCGCCTGTATCTCCCCAGTCTCCAGAGTCGCCTAAGACCCTTAATTTACCAGGCCCTCGGCGAGTAAGAGATCGCTCTCCATCTCCTATGAGACACCTCATCCCCAGTCCACTCCCAACTAGACGTACAAGAACATTTTCTGC AACTGTTCGAGCTTCTGAAGGACCAGTGTACAAAGGCGTGTGTAAATTCTTCTCCCGCTCTAAAGGACACGGGTTCCTAACACCTGAAGATGGAGGGCCGgatatttttgtacatatttcTGA TATTGAAGGAGAATATGTCCCCGTAGAGGGTGATGAAGTCACTTACAAAATTTGCACCATACCTCCAAAACATGAGAAAAAACAGGCCGTGGAAGTCGTGATTACCCATTTAGCTCCGGGATCAAAACATGAGACGTGGTCTGGACATATCATCACTTCTTAG